Genomic DNA from Streptomyces sp. NBC_01571:
GTGACGTCCCACACATTCACGTTCATCCCGGCCAGCACCCTGCCCTCCTTCAGCCAGAAGGCGATGAACTGCCGCTTGCCCGCGTCTCCCCGGATCACCACCTGGTCGTAGGTGCCCGGGGGCGCCCAGCCGGAGTACTCGAGTCCGACGTCGTACTGGTCGGAGAAGAAGTAGGGCACCCGGTCGTACGGCGTCTCGCGGCCGAGCATCGCGCGGGCGGCCGCCGGTCCGCCGTTGAGGGCGTTGGCCCAGTGCTCGACGCGCAGCCGGGTGCCGAAGAGGGGGTGGGGGAAGGCGGCGACGTCGCCGGCGGCGTGGATGTCGGGGTCGGAGGTGCGCAGCCGCTCGTCGACGGCGATGCCGCCGCCGTGCGCCCGGGGGACGAGCTCCAGGCCCGCGGCCTCGGCGAGCCCGGTGCGCGGCGCGGCTCCGATGGCCGCCAGGACGTCGTGGGCCGGATGCTCCTCGCCGTCGTCGGTGCGGGCGGCGAGCACCATGCCGTCCTGGCCGACGATCTCGGTGAGGCGGGCGCCGAAGTGGAAGCGGACGCCGTGCTCGCGGTGCAGCTCGGTGAAGAGCTGGCCGAGTTCGGGGCCGAGGACCGAGTGCAGCGGGGTCGCCTCCGGCTCGACGACGGTGACCTCGGCGCCGTACTCGCGGGCCGCGGCCGCGACCTCCAGGCCGATCCAGCCGGCGCCGGCGATCACGATGTGCCCGTTGTCCCGGCCGAGCGCGGCGAGCACCCCCTTCAGCCGTTCGGCGTGGGCGAGGCGGCGCAGGTGGTGGACTCCGGCGAGGTCCGTGCCCGGGATGTCGAGGCGGCGCGGCTCGGCACCGGTCGCGAGGAGCAGCTTGTCGTAGTGGACGAGGGTGCCGTCGTCGCCGAAGCGGACCGTCTTCGCGGTCCGGTCGATCGCGTCGACGGTCTGGCCGAGGTGCAGCTCCACGTCGTTCTGCGCGTACCAGGCGGGTTCGTGCACGAAGACGCTGTCGCGCTCCTCCTTGCCGAGGAGATACCCCTTGGAGAGCGGCGGGCGCTCGTAGGGGTGGTCGCGTTCGTCGCAGATCAGTATCACCCGCCCGGTGAATCCCTCCGCTCGGAGTGTCTCGGCCGCCTTGGCGCCGGCCAGGCCTCCTCCGACGATGACGAATGTCTGATCCGCGTCGACCACTTGATGCCTCCTCGTAAGGATGTCGCCCCATGCGAGCGTCCCGCACGCAGCGTGATGCGGGAAGAGGGAGTGGCCCGATCAGGCCACGCAGGGTCACACTCCGCCGCCTGTGGTGGGGCGGGTGGTGAGCCTGAGGTGCAGTGAGCGCGCCGAGGCGTCCGTCAGCGAGGCGACCTGGTCGACGATCACCCGCTTGCGGGCGCGGTCGTCGGGCGCCTCGTCGAACAGTGCCCTGAACTGCGGGTCCAGGCCGTCCGGGGCCCGGGCGGTGAGCGCCTCGGCGAGTTCGGCGACGACGATCCGCTGATCGGCGCGGAGCAGTTCCTGCTCGGCGCGCTGCATGACGTAACGGTCGGCGACCGCCTTGAGGACCGCGCACTCCAGGCGCGCGGCGCGCGGAACGACCAGTTCCGCCCCGTAGCGGGTGAGTCTGCCGAGGCCGTACGTGGTCCGTGTGGCGCCCTCGGCTGCCAGGCAGAAGCGGCCGATGAGCTGGCTGGTGGCGTCCTTGAGCCGGGCCTGCGCGATGGCCGATCCGTCGTAGCCGTGCGGCCACCAGTCCTGGTCGAGGAGGCGGTCGAGGGCCTCGGCGAGCTCGGCGGGGTCGGTCTCCGCGGACACGTACCGCCCGATGGCCACGGCGAAGATCTCCTGCCGCTCCGGCTCGGCGTGCAGACAGCCGGGGTCGATGTGGCCCGCGTGCAGCCCGTCCTCGACGTCGTGCACCGAGTAGGCCACGTCGTCCGCCCAGTCCATGACCTGGGCCTCGAAGCAGGTACGGGTCGCGGGGGCGCCCTTGCGGATCCAGTCGAAGACCGGCCGGTCGTCCTCGTAGACCCCGAACTTCGGAGACTCGGGAGTGGTGGGGTGGGCGCCGCGCTGCCAGGGGTACTTGGTGGCGGCGTCGAGGGTGGCGCGGGTGAGATTGAGGCCGACGCTGACCAGCTCGCCGGTCTCCTCGGACCGCACGAACCGCTTGGGCTCGATGCGGGCGAGCAGCCGCAGCGACTGCGCGTTGCCCTCGAAGCCCCCGCAGTCCCGCGCGAACTCGTTCAGCGCCTGTTCGCCGTTGTGTCCGAAGGGCGGGTGGCCGAGGTCGTGGGAGAGGCAGGCCGCCTCGACGAGGTCGGGGTCGCAGCCGAGGGCCGCGCCCAGCTCACGGCCGACCTGGGCGCACTCCAGGGAGTGCGTCAGCCGGGTGCGGGGGCTGGCGTCCCAGGCCCGGTGGAGGGTCCCCCCGGTGCGCGCGAAGTCGAGGCCCTGGGGAAGGGTGCCGGGCGTGACGACCTGGGTCTTGCCCGCCAGCCGGCGCAGCGCGGAGGAGTGCAGCACACGCGCGCGGTCGCGCTGGAAGGCGGTGCGTCCGGGGCGCTTGTCGGGCTCGACCGCCCAGCGCTCGACGGCGGTCTCGTCGTACTCCTCGTGGTCGGTGTGGTGCTCGTACGCCTTCGGTGCGGTGCCTTCCATGCACCCGACAGTAGACGCAGGTGGTGACGATCGGGGCTCGGAGGACCACCGCGAGCCCCGGTTCAGGTGGCGGCGAGCTCGCGTTCGGAAGCCGGCTCGGGGGTCGCGAGGGCCTGGTCGTAGCGGTGCAGGACCAGGCGGGCCATCGCCGGGTGGGCGCCCAGGGGTGCGGCGGCGATCCAGGGGGCGGCCTCGGCGCAGGCGGTGGCGAAGCGGCCGGGCGCGGTGAAGTAGGAGGCGACGGCGATGCGGTGGCGGCCGCGGGCGGCCATGGCCCGCACGGCGGCCGGGACGGTGGGCGCGGCGGCGGAGGCGTACGCCGCCACGACGGGGACGCCGAGGCGTTCGGCCAGCAGTCGGGCGGTCCGGCGGGTGTCGACGGCCGCTTCGGGGTCGCGGGAGCCGGCGGCGGCCAGCACGACACCGCTCGCCCGGCGGGCGGCGTCACTCGGCCGGGTGCGCCAGCCGGCCTCGACCAGCCGCTCGTACAGCGTCTCGACGAGCAGTGGGTGCGGGCCGAGCGGGGCGGCGACGCGGGCGCGCAGGCCCGGGACGGCCGCCGCGGCGTCGGGGACGTCCCGCTTGACGTGGTGGCCGCGGCTGAGCAGCAGGGGCACGAGGACCGCCCGGGGGTCCCGGTCCGTGTCGATCGAGGCGAGGGCGGCGGGCAGCAGCGGTTCGTCGAGCTCGATGTGACCGAGCCGCACGGACAGGTGCGGGCGCAGCTCGCGGACCCGTTCGACGAGGGTGCGGACGGTGCCGAGCGCGCGCGGGTCGCGGCTGCCGTGCGCGACGAGCACGAGCGGCGGGGGCGCCGGGCGCCGCGTGCCGTTGAGCGAGACGAGACTGAGCTGACTGCCGAGCCGGCTGGTGATCGCGTTCATCAGTTGCGCCGTACTGTCGAGGGGGGCGCCCGGGAGCGGCCGGCCCCCGGTGCCGGTCGGGGACTCGTCGTGAAGGGGGTGCGACGCCGTCATGGACTGATCGTGCCGGTAGGAGGTTGCCGCGCCGTTGCACCGGCATGACGGGGGTTTTCCGGGGGTTCACGGTGACGTGCGGCCGGTCCGTGAGGCTTCCGCACCCACGGGTCACCTCGCGCCGGGTGACCCCGGTCACCGCACCGCGCCGAACCGAACCGGCTCACGCTGCGTCCCCATCTGTCGAACGCCGCTGCGAGCCGACGCCATCTGGGGGACACCGATCATGCTGCGCCTGCCGCGCCCGAGCATCCGTAGACCGTTTCCCCGACAGCTCCCGCGGCTCCCGCGCACCCGCGCCGGGCAGCGCAGGGCGGTGCAGGTGGTCATGCTGCTGTGCGTTCTGGCGCTGCTTCCCGCGACCTGGCTGTACGTGGTGACGGGCGACCGGCTGCGGACCGCCGCGGACGTGCCGAGGACCGAGGTCGCGGTGGTGTTCGGGGCGGGTCTGTGGGCGGGCGAGCCGTCGCCGTACCTCGCGCACCGGCTGGACGCGGCGGCTCGGCTGTACCGGGCGGGGCGGATCGAGGTCGTGCTCGTCACCGGGGACAACAGCCGCGAGGACTACGACGAACCGGACGCGATGCGCGCGTATCTGACGAAGCACGGGGTACCGGACGGCCGGATCGTCAGCGACTACGCCGGGTTCGACACCTGGGACTCGTGCGTGCGGGCCCGGAAGATCTTCGGGGTCCACGAGGCGGTGCTGATCAGCCAGGGGTTCCACATCCGGCGGGCCGTCGCGCTGTGCCGGGCGGCGGGGGTGCGCTCGTACGGCGTCGGGGTCGACGCCAAGCACGACGCCACCTGGTACTACGGGGGTGCGCGCGAGGTGTTCGCGGCGGGCAAGGCCCTGCTGGACGTGGTGTTCGAGCCCGACCCGCGGTTCCTCGGGCGGAAGGAGCCCGGGGTGGCGCGGGCGCTGGCGGCTGCGGGCGAACGGTGATCCCCGCCGACCTGACGCCCGCGGAGTGCCGGGTCCGGGACGCCTTCCCGCTCGGCGAGGGCGTCGACTTCCGCGAGAGCCCCGACGAGGATCCCGCGGGCGGGGCCTCCTGGGGACCGGAGCGGACCGTGCGCGCCGAGGTGCTGCGGGCGCTCCTGATCGGCGGAGCCGCCCGGGACGGCGAGATAGCCGGCCTGAGACTGAGCGGAGCGCGCGTCACCGGGCGGCTGGACCTCACCTACGGGACGGTCGACCACCCCGTACGGCTGCGGTTCTGCCACTTCGAGCAGGACCCGAACCTGTACGGGGCGCGGCTGCGCAACCTGGTGCTGAGCGACTCGGTGCTGCCCGGACTCACCGCGGGCACCCTGCGGGTGGAGGGGGTGCTGCGGCTCAGCTGCTGCCGTGTCGCCGGACAGGTACGGCTCCAGGGCGCGAAGATCTCGGGCGCCGTCTTCCTGAACGGGGCGCGGCTCGGCACGCCCCCGGACCCGGACGCTCCGGACCGGGATCCCGGGGCGCCCGAGGCGTCCGCGGAACCGGCCCTCCAGCTCAACCACGCCGAGGTCGGCACCGACGTGTGGGCCGTCGGTCTCGTCGCCCACGGCCAGGTCCGGCTGAACGGGGCGACCCTGGGCGGGCAGTTGAACCTCGACGACGCCGAGCTGCACGCGCCGGGCGGCACCGCGCTGCACGCCGAGACACTGTCGGTCGGCACCGATCTGCGGGCCATGGGGCTGCGCGCCCACGGGCGGGTCAACCTCAGCGGTGCCAGGATTCCCCACCAGCTCAACCTTGCCTACGCCCGGCTGTCGAACCCCGGGGGACCCGCCCTGCGGGCCACCAGCTGTGTCGTCGGCGAGCTGTGGCTGCGCGAGGCCGCCCCGATCGTGGGCACGGTCAATCTGCGCCGTTCCCAGCTGGACCTGCTGCACGTCCCTCCGGAGACCTGGCCCGGCCGGGTGCGCATCGACGGCCTCAGTTACCGCACCCTCGCCCCGCACCTGCCCGCCGAGCTGCGGCTGCCGCTGCTGGAACGCGAGGAGTCCGGCTATCTTCCGTACGCCTACGAGCAGTTGGCCGCCGCTTACCGGACCGTGGGGGACGACGCCGCCGCGCGTACGGTGCAGCTGGCCAAGCTCCGGCGGCACCGCGGGACGCTGCCACGCCCCGCCCGGTTCTGGGGCCATCTGCAGGACGCGACCGTCGGGTACGGCTTCCGGCCGATGCGTGCCGCCGGCTGGCTGCTGCTCCTGCTGTGCACGGGCGCGGTCGCCTTCGCGCTGCACCACCCGGCCGCCCTGAAGCCGGCCGAGGCGCCCGGTTTCAATCCCCTCGTCTACACCCTCGACCTGCTGCTGCCCCTGGTCGACTTCGGGCAGGAGACGGCCTTCGCGCCGCGCGGCGGGTACCAGTGGCTCTCGTACCTGCTGATCGCCACCGGCTGGATCCTGGCGACGACGATCGCGGCGGGCGTCACCCGCTCCCTCAACCGGCAGTAGCCGACGGCGGATGCCGGTCGCGCGCCGCGCCCGGCGCACCGCTCGCTCCCGCCCGCGCCGACGGCGGATGCCGTCACCGCGTACGCCGACGCTCCCGCCAGTCCCCGCCGGGGACGAGCCGGCCGTGGGCGCGCAGCCGGGCGGCGACGGCGGGGGCGGCCAGGTACACCCAGGCCCGCGTGGCCGTGCCGTCCGCGCGGGTCACGTCCCGGACCACCCGCTCGTACAGGTTGCGGGGGTCGCCCGGCACGTACTCCTCCAGCCTGTCGAGCGCGCCGAGCAGTTCCGCGTACGTCTCGGGCAGCGCCGTGACCAGCTCCCCGCGCACGACACCGTCGGGCTCCTCGACGGCGTACGGGTACCCGGGTCCGTCGTACAGCACGATCCCCCGCATCCTTCCGGGCTGTTCGGACCGCGTCCGTCCGCGCAGGAACAGGTCGTGGTTGTGCTCGCCGGGGCGCAGGGTGCCGTAGACGAAGAAGGGCAGCCGTCCCCCGTCCGTGACGCTCAAAAGTCCGTCCCTCCCTCGTTCCCGGGTTGTCCCGGCGCCGCTCCGGACGTGGTCACCACCGTCGTTCCTGTGGGCGTTCCGGGGACGTTCCGGCCGCCGTCTCCATGATCGTCTCTCATTCGTGAGGGCTCGGAAACGATTCTCTGCACACGCGCCGCAACCACGTATGCGCTATGGACATGACATGTCATGGACCTTTAAATCTGAACGGACATCAGCGCCCCCCACACACGCGCCAGAGCGTGCCTCCCCGAGGAGACCGATGAGTCGGAACCGGATACGGCCCACCCGAGGTTCCCGTCTGGCCGCCGCCGGGGTGGCCGCCGCCACCACCGCCCTGCTGGCGACCGCCCTCACTCCCCCCGCCGACGCGGCCGACCGGCCGAGCCGGGCCACCGCGATCGGCGACGCGGCGGCGGCCCTCGTGCACGAGGCCGCCCGACTGGGCCTGACCTCTGCCGAGGGCACCAGCGTGCGCGATGTCGTCATCGACGCGGACGGCAGCCGGCATGTGCGCTACGACCGCACCTACCACCGACTCCCGGTGCTCGGCGGCGACTTCGTGGTCCATCTCGCCCCGAACGGCTCCTACCGCGGCGCGAACCGGGCCACCGCCCGCGACCTCGCCGTCCCCACCACGACACCCGCGCTCTCCGCATCGAAGGCCGCCGGCCTGGCCGCCAACGCGCTGCGCGCCGCACACGTCGGCCAGACCCTGAAGAAGGTGACGGCCAGGCCGAAGCTGGTGGTCGACGCCCTGCACGGCGCGCCCCGACTGGCCTGGCGCACCGACGTGATGGGCCAGGACTCCCTGGGCAACCCGGTCGCCCGCGCGGTGCTGACCGACGCCCGCACCGGCCGGCAGATCGACGCCTGGGACAGCATCGAGACGGCGACCGGTACCGGCCGGTCGCTCTACAGCGGCTCGGTCCCGCTGGAGACCACGCCGTCCGGATCGGCGTACCAGCTCAAGGACCCCACGCGGGGGAACACCTACACGGGCGACGCGGCCAACAAGACGGACCTGTGCATCCTCGGCATCTGCATCAGCCGGGCCCCGGCGACCCTCTTCACGGACGCCGACAACCACTGGGGCAGCGGGGCGGCCTCGGACCGCGCCTCGGCCGCGGTCGACGCCCAGTACGGCACGGACGCGACCTGGGACTACTACAAGGACGTGCACGGACGGAACGGCATCGCGGGCGACGGCAAGGGCTCGTACAACCGCGTGCACTACGGCAGCAACTACAACAACGCCTTCTGGGACGACAGTTGCTTCTGCATGACGTACGGGGACGGCGACGGCACGACGTTCGGCCCCCTCGTCGCGCTGGACGTGGCCGGTCACGAGATGTCCCACGGCGTCACCTCGAAGACGGCGGCGCTGACGTACTCGGGCGAGTCCGGCGGTCTCAACGAGGCGACCTCCGACATCTTCGGCACGCTGGTGGAGTTCCACGCGCACAACGCCACCGACCCCGGTGACTACCTGATCGGCGAGAAGGTCGTGCGTTCCGGGTTCGGCAAGCCGGCCCTGCGTTTCATGGACCGGCCCTCCAAGGACGGCAACTCGGCGGACTGCTGGAGTTCGTCGGTGGGGAACCTCGACGTCCACTACTCGTCCGGTGTGGCGAACCACTTCGCGTACCTGCTCGCCGAGGGCAGCGGCGCGAGTACCGTCAACGGCGTCTCCTACAACAGCCCGACCTGCAACGGCGCCACGGTCACCGGCATCGGCCGGGACAAGCTCGGCGCGATCTGGTACCGGGCGCTGACGGTCTACATGACGTCCTCGACCAACTACGCGGGCGCGCGGACGGCGACACTGAACGCGGCGAAGGATCTGTACGGCGCGGGGAGCACGGAGTACGACGCGGTGGCGGCGGCGTGGTCCGCCGTGTCCGTGGGCTGACGCGCCGGGCCGTACACCCGGCCCGGGTACCGTCCGGTCCCGTCGACGCCGAGCCGGCGCCGTGTCCTGCCGTCGGGGCCGGACGCCCGTGCCGTCAGGGCCGGACGCCCGTGCCGTCAGGGCCTGGCGCCCGTCCCTGTCGGGGCCGGGCGCCCGTCTCGTCGGGGCCGGACGCCGTCACCCGTTCACCATCACCCTCCCCCCTTCGGACCCCCGCTTCCCCCCACGTTCGCCCCACACCGTTGACCTGCCGAAACGGTCTCCGATCCCCCCGTTCGGCCCTCTCGTACACCACCCGTTCACCACACCTCCGGTCTTTCCCCGGCAAGCGGGCCCCCACCGATGCCACTTACCTCGGAAGGGCAGGGGCACGACCGACGCAGCGGCACTTGGGGGTGCCGCGGGCCGCGCCCCCTCGGAGGAGCAGCAACCATGCGACGCACAGCCCGTCTGGTGACCGGTACCGCGTTCGCCGTCGCCGCCGCGGCCCTCACCGCCGTACCCGCGTACGGCGGGAGCACCGTGAGTCTGGAGGTGTCCCCCTCCACCGCGCTGCCAGGTCACGACATCGCCGTCAGCACGGAGGCGTGCGGCACGAACGGTGCCGCCACGGGTGACGCCAGCGCGGTCGGCGCCGGCACCTTCATGCTCGCCGCCGGCACGCACGAGAACGACGCGGTCGGCCGGTTCCGGGTGCCGCCCAGCGCGCAGCCGGGGACGTACGAGATCGTCGCGAAATGCTCCCGCGGCACGCTGGTCACCGGCGATCTGACCGTGACGATGACCGCGGCGGCCTCGTCGCGCGACCAGGTCCAGCCGCGCGGGCATGTGAACACGGGCGTCGGTGGCGCACTCGGCACCGACCCCACGAGGACCGCGGCGGGAGTGGCGGCACTGGCCGTCGCCGCCGCGGGCGGTACCTGGCTCCTGCATCGCCGGGCGAGAGGCGACGGGATCTGACGGACACCCTCCGCTGTCCGTCCGCAGGTACCGCCGTCCCCTCCCCCTCCGTGGCCCGACGCCCCTCGCGGCCCGGAGGGGGACGGGGACCCACCCACCCCCGAGCGACACCCCGAGGCAGCCCGGAATGGACCCCTGCCTCCCCCGAGAGGAGGCTCCAGTGCACCGGATACCCAAGGCCGGTCGCCCCGGCAGCGTCGGCAACACCGTCATAGCGTCCGTCACCGTGGTCGCCCTCTGCTCGGGCGTCTGGCTGGTGCGCAGCGGCACCGAGGGCCATCCGCCGCCCCAGCCCTCCGCCGCCCAGTCGGGCACCGGCAGCGCCGCCCGGCAGTCCGTCCCCGCGCTCCGCCACTCCCCGCCCGAACGGATCCGCATACCCTCGATAGGCGTGAACGCCCCGCTGATGGGCCTCGGCCTCACCCCCCAGGGCAGTCTGGACGTCCCGCCCGCCGAGGAGAAGAACCTCGCGGGCTGGTACGAGGCCGGCACCACGCCCGGTGAGCGCGGCACCGCCATCGTCGCCGGCCATGTCGACAACACCGAGGGACCGGCCGTCTTCTACGACCTCGGCGCCCTGCACAAGGGCAGCGCCATCGACGTGGCGCGCCGCGACGGCGGCACCGCGCACTTCACCGTCGACGCCGTCGAGGTGTACGACGCCCGTGACTTCCCCGACGACAAGGTGTACGGGGCCGCGTCCCGCCCCGAACTGCGTGTCATCACCTGTGGCGGCGGCTATTCGAGGACGACGGGTTACCAGGGCAACGTGGTCGTCTTCGCCCACCTGACCGGCGGCAGCTGACCCGCGGGCGGCCGGCACGGGTCCGGCCGGAGCGCCGGCCTCAGGCCAGCCACTGCTGGTACGCCAGGTTCGCGACCAGCGCGAACACCACCGTCAGCAGGACCACCCGGACGAAGCCGCTGCCCCGCTTCAGCGCTGTGTGCGCCCCGACGGTGCCGCCGACGAGGTTGAAGACCGCCATCAGCGCGGCCAGTTGCCAGTACACCGTGCCCTTCCAGGCGAAGGTCGCGAGGGCGCCCGCGTTGGTGCAGCAGTTGACGATCTTGGCGGTGGCGGAGGCGGTGACCAGGTCGAGGTGGAGCAGCGCGGTGAGGGCGAGGACGAGGAAGGTGCCCGTGCCGGGGCCGATGAGCCCGTCGTAGAAGCCGATACCGAGGCCCGCGAGACCGATCGCGGCGAGCACGCGGCGCGGCGGGACGGGCTCGGCGGAGGGCGCGGTGCCGAAGGCGGGGCGCAGGATGACGAACGTCCCGACGCCGACCAGGACCACCATGACGACCGGCTTCAGGACGTCCGTGCTCATCCCGGCGGCCACGAAGGCTCCGCCGGTGGAGCCTGCGAGCGCCGCGAGACCGATCCGGACGGCCAGCCGCACGTCGACGGGCGCCTTGCGCGCGTACGTCACCGCCGCGCCGCTCGTCCCGACGATCGCGACCGCCTTGTTGGTACCGAGCGCGTACGCCGCCGGGGCGCCGCCCGGCAGTCCGAGCAGCAGCGCGGGCAGCAGGAGCAGTCCGCCGCCGCCCACCACGGCGTCGATCCATCCCGCCGCGAGGGAGGCGAGGCACAGCACAACGACCATGGTCAGCGATATGTCGGGCATGATCGCGACCTTATGAAGGGGATGGATGTGCCGTCCATGGAATTGGGCGTCTTCTGAGATTCGGCTGCTGGTGCCGAGCGCCGCGGGACCGCCCCGCGCCCGTCGGTGACGCGTGTCGGACGACGGCACCCGCCGGTGCGCGGCAGGAGGCGACACCCACCGGTGCACGGCGCCCGGCGACGACACCCACCGGTGGCGCCCGTGGGACGGCCGTGGGGCGGGACCCTCACAACCGGCCGCCGCCTCCGCTGAGATCAGCGTTCCGCCCGGGAAACAGCGGGGATGCGGCCGGGTAACACCGGCGTCGCACGCTGCGGGCATGACCTCGAACGTGCGCCCGGCGGAGACCGGTGCCGGATCCGCGGGGCCCCGTCCCGCCCGCGGCGGGCCGAACCCGGCGCCGCGACGAACCCGGCGCCGCGAAGAACCGGTGCCTCGGTGGTGTCCGCCGTACCCGCGGGCGCCGAGGAGCACCGCCCGCGCCACCGTGTGCCGCCCGCCCGGGTCCCGGCCGCAAGCCGCACCACCGCTCCCCGACGACGGAGGCTCCTGATGTCCACGGACACCCCCACGATCGTGCTCGTCGGCCACGGCATGGTCGGCCAGCGCTTCCTGGAGGCACTGGCCGAACGCGGGCTGACCGCCACGCACCGGGTGGTCGTGCTGGGCGAGGAGCCCCGCCCGGCCTACGACCGTGTGCGGCTCACCTCGTACTTCTCGGGCCGCACCCCCGACGAACTCTCCCTGACCGATCCCGGGTTCATCAGCGCGCACGGCATCGAACTGCACCTCGGCGACCCGGCCCGGACGATCGACCGGACGGCGCGGACGGTGACGGCCCGCTCCGGCCTGACCGTCGTCTACGACACCCTCGTCCTCGCCACCGGCTCCGCCCCCTTCGTGCCGCCCGTGCCAGGCAGGGACGCCGAGGGCTGCTTCGTCTACCGGACCATCGAGGACCTGCTCGCCATCGAGGAGTACGCGAAGGCGCGGGCGACGACCGGCACGGTGGTCGGCGGCGGTCTGCTGGGCCTGGAAGCGGCGGGCGCGCTCCAGAGCCTCGGACTGGCCACGCACATCGTGGAGTTCGCACCGCGCCTGATGCCCTTGCAGGTCGACGAGGGCGGTGGCGCGGCACTGCTGCGCACCGTCGGGGAACTCGGCCTGAGCGTCCGCACCGGCACCGGCGCGCGGGAGATCGTCACCGGTGCCGACGGCGCCGTGACCGGCATGAGACTCTCCGACGACTCCGAACTCGCCACGGATCTCGTGGTGTTCTCGGCGGGCGTGCGTCCGCGCGACCGGCTCGCCCGCGACACCGGACTCACGGTCGGCGAGCGCGGCGGCATCACGGTCGACGAGCGGTGCCGCACCTCCGACCCGCGCGTGTTCGCGATCGGCGAGTGTGCCCTCGCGTCCGACGGCCGGGTGTACGGGCTGGTCGCGCCCGGGTACGAGATGGCCGAGACGGCCGCCGCGACGATCGCCGGCGCGGACGCCGGTTTCACCGGTGCCGACCTCTCCACCAAGCTCAAGCTGCTCGGCGTGGACGTCGCGTCCTTCGGCGACGCGCACGGCACCACCGCCGACTGCCTCGACGTCGTCTACGCCGACTCGCGCTCGGGCACGTACCGGAAGCTCGTCGTCGGCCGCGACGGTGAGCTGCTCGGCGGCATCCTGGTCGGCGACGCCGACGCGTACGGCACCCTGCGCGCCCTCACCGGATCGGTGCCGCCGATCGCCCCCGGGCAGCTGGTGCTTCCGGCGGCCGCGGGCGCCCCGGCCGTTCTCGGCCCCTCCGCGCTCCCCGACTCGGCCGTCGTCTGCTCGTGCCACAACGTCACCAAGGGCACGGTCCGCGACGCGGTCACCGAACACGCCTTCACCACCGTGCCGGAGGTGAAGAGGTGCACCAAGGCCGGTACCGGCTGCGGGAGTTGTGTCAAGGTCCTCGGTCAGCTCGTGGACGAGGAGCTGGCGGCGCACGGCGTCGAGGCCGACCACGGCCTGTGCGGCTGCTTCCCGCAGACCCGCGAGGAGCTGTACGAGATCGTCCTCGCGCTGCGGATCTCCTCGTACCGGATGCTGCTGGACCGCTACGGGCGGCCCGGTGCCCGGGGCGGCGACGGCTGCGAGATCTGCAAACCGGCCGTCGCCTCGGTCCTCGCCTCGCTCGCCCCGGTCATCGGCGCGAGCGGCCATGTCCTGGACGGCGAGCAGGCGGCCCTCCAGGACACCAACGACCACTTCCTCGCCAACCTGCAGAGGAACGGCTCGTACTCGATCGTGCCGCGCGTCCCCGGCGGCGAGATCACCCCCGAGAAGCTCATCGTGATCGGTGAGGTGGCCCGGGACTTCGGCCTCTACACCAAGATCACGGGCGGTCAGCGCATCGACCTGTTCGGCGCGCGGGTCGAGCAACTCCCGCTGATCTGGGCCAGGCTGGTGGACGCGGGCTTCGAGTCCGGGCACGCGTACGGAAAGGC
This window encodes:
- a CDS encoding M4 family metallopeptidase, whose amino-acid sequence is MSRNRIRPTRGSRLAAAGVAAATTALLATALTPPADAADRPSRATAIGDAAAALVHEAARLGLTSAEGTSVRDVVIDADGSRHVRYDRTYHRLPVLGGDFVVHLAPNGSYRGANRATARDLAVPTTTPALSASKAAGLAANALRAAHVGQTLKKVTARPKLVVDALHGAPRLAWRTDVMGQDSLGNPVARAVLTDARTGRQIDAWDSIETATGTGRSLYSGSVPLETTPSGSAYQLKDPTRGNTYTGDAANKTDLCILGICISRAPATLFTDADNHWGSGAASDRASAAVDAQYGTDATWDYYKDVHGRNGIAGDGKGSYNRVHYGSNYNNAFWDDSCFCMTYGDGDGTTFGPLVALDVAGHEMSHGVTSKTAALTYSGESGGLNEATSDIFGTLVEFHAHNATDPGDYLIGEKVVRSGFGKPALRFMDRPSKDGNSADCWSSSVGNLDVHYSSGVANHFAYLLAEGSGASTVNGVSYNSPTCNGATVTGIGRDKLGAIWYRALTVYMTSSTNYAGARTATLNAAKDLYGAGSTEYDAVAAAWSAVSVG
- a CDS encoding TSUP family transporter, giving the protein MPDISLTMVVVLCLASLAAGWIDAVVGGGGLLLLPALLLGLPGGAPAAYALGTNKAVAIVGTSGAAVTYARKAPVDVRLAVRIGLAALAGSTGGAFVAAGMSTDVLKPVVMVVLVGVGTFVILRPAFGTAPSAEPVPPRRVLAAIGLAGLGIGFYDGLIGPGTGTFLVLALTALLHLDLVTASATAKIVNCCTNAGALATFAWKGTVYWQLAALMAVFNLVGGTVGAHTALKRGSGFVRVVLLTVVFALVANLAYQQWLA
- a CDS encoding class F sortase, with product MHRIPKAGRPGSVGNTVIASVTVVALCSGVWLVRSGTEGHPPPQPSAAQSGTGSAARQSVPALRHSPPERIRIPSIGVNAPLMGLGLTPQGSLDVPPAEEKNLAGWYEAGTTPGERGTAIVAGHVDNTEGPAVFYDLGALHKGSAIDVARRDGGTAHFTVDAVEVYDARDFPDDKVYGAASRPELRVITCGGGYSRTTGYQGNVVVFAHLTGGS
- the nirB gene encoding nitrite reductase large subunit NirB, yielding MSTDTPTIVLVGHGMVGQRFLEALAERGLTATHRVVVLGEEPRPAYDRVRLTSYFSGRTPDELSLTDPGFISAHGIELHLGDPARTIDRTARTVTARSGLTVVYDTLVLATGSAPFVPPVPGRDAEGCFVYRTIEDLLAIEEYAKARATTGTVVGGGLLGLEAAGALQSLGLATHIVEFAPRLMPLQVDEGGGAALLRTVGELGLSVRTGTGAREIVTGADGAVTGMRLSDDSELATDLVVFSAGVRPRDRLARDTGLTVGERGGITVDERCRTSDPRVFAIGECALASDGRVYGLVAPGYEMAETAAATIAGADAGFTGADLSTKLKLLGVDVASFGDAHGTTADCLDVVYADSRSGTYRKLVVGRDGELLGGILVGDADAYGTLRALTGSVPPIAPGQLVLPAAAGAPAVLGPSALPDSAVVCSCHNVTKGTVRDAVTEHAFTTVPEVKRCTKAGTGCGSCVKVLGQLVDEELAAHGVEADHGLCGCFPQTREELYEIVLALRISSYRMLLDRYGRPGARGGDGCEICKPAVASVLASLAPVIGASGHVLDGEQAALQDTNDHFLANLQRNGSYSIVPRVPGGEITPEKLIVIGEVARDFGLYTKITGGQRIDLFGARVEQLPLIWARLVDAGFESGHAYGKALRTVKSCVGRTWCRYGVQDSVRMAIDLELRYRGLRSPHKLKSAVSGCARECAEARSKDFGVIATAGGWNLWVGGNGGATPRHADLLAQDLDDAQLIRLIDRFLMFYIRTADRLERTSAWLERIPGGLGHVRDVVVHDSLGICEELDSLMAAHVRAYRDEWAETLHDPVRLARFVSFVNAPGVPDPVVGFVPERDQIKPDLPLLAIGRRPLEGSAQR